One Rhizobiales bacterium GAS188 DNA window includes the following coding sequences:
- a CDS encoding Acetyltransferase (GNAT) family protein yields the protein MRGNAKKNSLLHWRPARPDDLEAINSIGDRIHPDLVERPEIFEERFRLFPDGCMALSDGEGLAGYGLCHPWVLNSIPPLDTLLISLPSPPECIFVHDVGIVPRARGSNSAQAYIALAVDLARERGISALTLVSVYETQPLWERCGFHVAHERALGEKLKSYGATAKYMLRRLAR from the coding sequence ATGAGAGGCAACGCCAAGAAAAATTCGCTGCTGCACTGGCGGCCGGCACGCCCGGACGATCTGGAAGCGATCAACAGCATTGGTGATCGGATTCACCCCGATCTCGTCGAGCGACCGGAAATCTTCGAGGAGAGGTTCAGGTTGTTTCCCGATGGGTGCATGGCGCTGAGCGATGGCGAGGGTCTGGCCGGATATGGGCTCTGTCACCCTTGGGTGCTGAACAGCATCCCTCCGCTCGATACCTTGCTCATCTCCCTGCCTTCGCCGCCTGAATGCATTTTCGTTCATGACGTGGGGATTGTTCCGCGGGCGCGCGGCAGCAATTCGGCGCAGGCCTATATCGCGCTCGCCGTGGATCTGGCACGCGAAAGGGGCATTTCCGCTTTGACCCTCGTCTCCGTCTACGAAACGCAGCCACTCTGGGAACGCTGCGGCTTTCATGTGGCACATGAGCGCGCTCTTGGCGAGAAGTTGAAATCCTATGGTGCGACCGCGAAATACATGCTTCGCAGACTTGCCCGGTGA
- a CDS encoding putative oxidoreductase: MIDARTAPYAALALRLTLGAMFLAHAGLKLFVFTPAGTAQFFGKLGLPSALAYLTIAAEILGALCLILGYFTRWASLVLVAVLIGAIVTVHAANGFFFTNAGGGWEYPAFWAVALLVQALLGDGAYALRSPSKPGELALAR; encoded by the coding sequence ATGATCGATGCCCGCACCGCTCCCTATGCCGCCCTCGCCTTGCGCTTGACGCTCGGCGCCATGTTCCTGGCCCATGCTGGCTTGAAGCTCTTCGTGTTCACCCCTGCCGGCACGGCGCAGTTCTTCGGCAAGCTCGGCCTGCCGTCGGCGCTCGCCTACCTCACGATCGCTGCCGAGATTCTCGGCGCGCTCTGCCTCATCCTCGGCTATTTCACTCGCTGGGCATCGCTCGTGCTCGTCGCTGTCCTCATCGGCGCCATCGTCACGGTGCACGCCGCCAACGGCTTCTTCTTCACCAATGCGGGCGGCGGATGGGAATATCCGGCGTTCTGGGCGGTCGCGCTTCTGGTGCAGGCTCTGCTCGGGGATGGCGCCTATGCGCTGCGCTCCCCATCTAAGCCGGGCGAGCTTGCCCTGGCGCGTTGA
- a CDS encoding Uncharacterized membrane protein: protein MTLPAGSLADLAAVACFVAAWLGYHLLIETAGHGRRSLNMRMNAERSAWMRNMLARDNRIVDSSLLASLQNGTAFFASTSLLAVGGSLALLRAPDDLMRLAADLDLGGSQTRGTAELKALGLAVIFVYAFFKFAWSYRVFNYAAILMGAVPMPNRASADETQAAADRAAAMITVAGRHFNRGQRAFFFALAYLGWFASPYVLIAATTAAFYVMWRRQFRSEALVALDTGREISAGLERS, encoded by the coding sequence ATGACGCTGCCTGCCGGCTCGCTCGCCGATCTCGCAGCCGTCGCCTGCTTCGTGGCGGCCTGGCTCGGCTACCACCTCCTGATCGAAACGGCCGGTCATGGCCGGCGCTCGCTCAATATGCGCATGAATGCCGAGCGCTCCGCTTGGATGCGCAACATGCTCGCCCGCGACAACCGCATCGTCGATTCGAGCTTGCTCGCCTCGTTGCAGAACGGCACGGCCTTCTTTGCCTCGACCTCGCTTCTCGCCGTCGGCGGTTCGCTCGCCCTGTTGCGCGCGCCCGACGATCTGATGCGGCTCGCCGCCGATCTCGATCTCGGCGGCAGCCAGACGCGCGGCACGGCCGAGCTGAAGGCGCTCGGCCTCGCAGTCATCTTCGTCTACGCATTTTTCAAATTCGCCTGGTCCTACCGCGTCTTCAACTATGCGGCGATCCTGATGGGGGCCGTGCCGATGCCCAACCGGGCGAGCGCCGATGAGACGCAAGCCGCAGCCGACCGCGCCGCGGCCATGATCACGGTCGCCGGGCGCCATTTCAATCGCGGCCAGCGTGCCTTCTTTTTCGCGCTCGCCTATCTCGGTTGGTTCGCGAGCCCCTATGTGCTGATCGCGGCGACCACAGCCGCCTTCTACGTCATGTGGCGACGCCAGTTCCGATCGGAGGCCTTGGTGGCGCTCGATACGGGTCGCGAGATTTCAGCCGGGCTCGAGCGATCCTGA
- a CDS encoding catechol 2,3-dioxygenase — translation MNTLVQNKTSGRAVTADPIDPGVRIGHVHLKVADLERALAFYCGVLGFEQIQRYGAQAAFISAGGYHHHIGLNTWESAGGKPPAPGTTGLYHVAILYPTRAKLADALRRLIAAGIQLDGASDHGVSEALYLRDPDENGVELYWDRPKELWPRGPDGGLQMHTRRLDLEGLLKEPA, via the coding sequence ATGAACACCCTGGTGCAGAACAAGACCTCCGGCCGCGCCGTGACGGCCGACCCGATCGATCCGGGCGTCCGCATCGGCCATGTGCATCTCAAGGTCGCCGATCTCGAAAGGGCGCTGGCCTTCTATTGCGGCGTGCTCGGCTTCGAGCAGATCCAGCGCTACGGCGCGCAGGCAGCCTTCATCTCGGCCGGCGGCTACCATCACCATATCGGGCTGAACACCTGGGAGAGCGCCGGCGGCAAGCCCCCGGCGCCCGGCACCACGGGGCTCTATCACGTCGCCATCCTCTACCCGACGCGCGCCAAGCTCGCCGATGCGCTGCGCCGCCTGATCGCGGCCGGCATTCAGCTCGACGGGGCGAGCGATCATGGGGTCAGCGAAGCCCTCTATCTGCGCGACCCGGATGAGAACGGCGTCGAGCTCTATTGGGACCGCCCGAAGGAACTCTGGCCGCGCGGCCCGGATGGCGGCCTGCAGATGCACACGCGCCGCCTCGACCTCGAGGGCTTGCTGAAGGAACCGGCCTGA
- a CDS encoding CHRD domain-containing protein translates to MIRIGLAGAVAGMVLAAGLLSPGPAGAETLTYKVQLLPTSEVPPNDTKGSGTLEATYDTATKVLTWNAAYSGLSGPASMAHFHGPAAAGVNANPVVPMTGSLDSPMKGQATLTDAQAADLMAGKWYYNIHTALNKGGEIRGQVVK, encoded by the coding sequence ATGATAAGAATAGGACTGGCAGGCGCCGTCGCCGGAATGGTTCTCGCCGCGGGGCTCTTGTCTCCGGGGCCTGCAGGGGCCGAGACGCTCACCTACAAGGTGCAGCTTCTACCGACCTCGGAAGTGCCGCCGAACGACACCAAAGGCTCGGGCACGCTGGAGGCGACCTATGACACCGCCACCAAGGTGTTGACCTGGAACGCGGCCTATTCGGGTCTGAGCGGTCCGGCGAGCATGGCTCACTTCCATGGGCCCGCCGCAGCCGGCGTCAATGCCAACCCGGTCGTGCCGATGACGGGCAGCCTCGACAGTCCGATGAAAGGGCAAGCCACGCTGACCGACGCCCAAGCCGCCGATCTCATGGCCGGCAAATGGTATTACAATATCCATACGGCGCTCAACAAAGGCGGCGAGATCCGCGGACAAGTCGTCAAATAG
- a CDS encoding 2-octaprenyl-6-methoxyphenol hydroxylase, producing the protein MSAVRDKRIIVAGAGPAGLLAALALAREGLEVSLVGQTVPEAGGRTVALFQHSVHLLTELGAWKTLAPQAAPLRKLRIIDDTDNLFRWRPLTFAASEIGLDAFGWNVEAGALAASLRRLAETVPSIHLMDGVFEEPRFEAETASIAVKGRNGGKNLGRIEAALIVAADGQRSQLRQAAGIRAHLERLPQSALTAILAHALPHDDVSTEFHMRGGPCTLVPLPASTDATAAPPESRAFRYRSSLVWMLRQEEAQRLAALDDDAFALMVEKRVHAILGKMRVAGPRGAVPLASLDVTRFHGQRLALVGEAAHAFPPIGAQGLNLGLRDAAALAALAGEALRDGDDVGGELLLEAYDRARRGDVTSRAGIVKAMNRSLLSPFLPVDLVRGLGMAALDLIPPLRHFVMREGVAPGFHS; encoded by the coding sequence GTGAGCGCCGTTCGAGACAAGCGCATCATCGTTGCGGGAGCGGGCCCGGCCGGGCTCCTTGCGGCGCTTGCGCTCGCACGCGAGGGCCTGGAGGTGAGCCTGGTGGGGCAGACGGTGCCCGAGGCCGGCGGGCGCACCGTCGCCCTGTTCCAGCATTCGGTGCACCTCCTCACCGAGCTCGGCGCCTGGAAAACTCTCGCACCTCAAGCCGCCCCCTTGCGCAAGCTCCGCATCATCGACGACACCGACAATTTGTTCCGCTGGCGCCCGCTCACTTTCGCCGCGAGCGAGATCGGGCTCGACGCTTTCGGCTGGAATGTCGAGGCCGGCGCCTTGGCGGCTTCGCTGCGCCGGCTCGCCGAGACGGTACCGTCCATTCACCTAATGGATGGCGTGTTCGAAGAGCCGCGCTTCGAGGCCGAGACCGCCAGCATCGCCGTCAAAGGCCGAAATGGCGGCAAGAATCTGGGCCGCATCGAGGCCGCGCTGATCGTCGCGGCGGACGGACAGCGCTCGCAACTGCGCCAGGCGGCCGGCATCCGAGCACACCTCGAACGGCTGCCGCAATCGGCTCTCACCGCCATCCTGGCGCACGCCCTCCCTCATGACGACGTCTCGACCGAATTCCATATGCGCGGCGGCCCCTGCACACTGGTGCCGCTGCCTGCCTCGACAGACGCGACGGCAGCCCCGCCGGAATCGCGGGCATTTCGCTATCGATCGAGCCTCGTCTGGATGCTGCGCCAGGAAGAGGCTCAGAGGCTCGCGGCGCTCGACGACGACGCCTTCGCGCTCATGGTCGAAAAGCGCGTGCATGCGATCCTCGGCAAGATGCGGGTCGCGGGGCCGCGCGGCGCCGTGCCGCTCGCGAGCCTCGATGTGACGCGCTTCCATGGGCAGCGCCTGGCGCTGGTCGGCGAGGCGGCGCATGCCTTTCCGCCGATCGGCGCGCAAGGGCTCAATCTCGGCCTGCGTGACGCCGCGGCGCTAGCGGCGCTCGCCGGGGAAGCGTTGCGCGACGGTGACGATGTCGGAGGTGAGCTCCTGCTCGAGGCCTATGACCGCGCCCGTCGGGGCGATGTGACCAGCCGGGCCGGCATCGTCAAGGCCATGAACCGCTCCTTGCTCTCGCCTTTCCTCCCCGTCGACCTCGTGCGTGGCCTCGGCATGGCGGCGCTCGACCTCATCCCACCCTTGCGGCATTTCGTGATGCGCGAGGGCGTGGCGCCGGGCTTCCACAGCTAG
- a CDS encoding enolase, protein MTMIVDLLAREILDSRGNPTVEVDVVLEDGSLGRAAVPSGASTGAHEAVELRDDGPRYLGKGVKKALEAVTTDIAEAVVGMDAEDQVAIDEAMIELDGTPNKSKLGANAILGVSLAAAKAAAQARGLPLFRYVGGTYARTLPVPMMNIVNGGVHADNPIDFQEFMIMPVGASSFAEAVRMGSEVFHTLKSALKQAGHNTNVGDEGGFAPNIPSASKALDFVMGSIESAGFKPGSDIVLALDCASTEFFKDGEYRYEGERKTRSSKAQAAYLGKLVADYPIVSIEDGMAEDDWEGWRLLTEKIGHICQLVGDDLFVTNVTRLARGIAERAGNAILIKVNQIGTLTETLAAVDLAHKSAFRAVMSHRSGETEDTTIADLAVATNCGQIKTGSLARSDRTSKYNQLIRIEEELGDQAIYAGRGALKAFRG, encoded by the coding sequence ATGACCATGATCGTCGATCTTCTCGCGCGTGAAATCCTCGATTCGCGCGGCAACCCGACGGTGGAGGTCGATGTCGTCCTGGAAGATGGCTCGCTCGGCCGCGCCGCAGTCCCGTCCGGCGCCTCGACCGGCGCCCATGAAGCCGTGGAGCTGCGCGATGACGGGCCGCGCTATCTCGGCAAGGGCGTGAAGAAGGCGCTCGAAGCGGTGACCACCGATATCGCCGAGGCGGTGGTGGGCATGGACGCCGAGGATCAGGTGGCGATCGACGAGGCGATGATCGAGCTCGACGGCACGCCCAACAAAAGCAAGCTCGGCGCGAATGCCATCCTGGGCGTGTCGCTGGCCGCCGCCAAGGCCGCGGCGCAAGCTCGCGGGCTCCCGCTTTTCCGTTATGTCGGAGGAACTTACGCCAGGACCTTGCCGGTGCCGATGATGAACATCGTCAATGGCGGCGTGCATGCCGACAACCCGATCGACTTTCAGGAATTCATGATCATGCCGGTCGGCGCGTCGAGCTTCGCCGAGGCGGTGCGCATGGGTTCGGAAGTGTTCCACACCTTGAAATCGGCCCTGAAACAGGCCGGGCACAACACCAATGTCGGCGATGAGGGCGGATTTGCGCCCAATATTCCGTCCGCCAGCAAGGCGCTCGACTTCGTCATGGGGTCGATCGAGAGCGCCGGCTTCAAGCCCGGCTCCGATATCGTGCTCGCTCTCGACTGCGCCTCGACCGAATTCTTCAAGGACGGCGAATATCGCTATGAAGGGGAACGCAAAACCCGCTCCTCGAAAGCGCAGGCGGCCTATCTCGGCAAGCTCGTCGCCGATTATCCGATCGTCTCGATCGAGGACGGCATGGCCGAGGATGATTGGGAGGGCTGGCGGCTGCTGACCGAGAAGATCGGCCACATTTGCCAGCTCGTCGGCGATGATCTCTTCGTCACCAACGTCACGCGCCTGGCGCGCGGCATCGCCGAGCGGGCCGGCAACGCCATCCTGATCAAGGTCAATCAGATCGGCACGCTGACCGAGACGCTCGCCGCCGTCGATCTCGCCCATAAATCGGCCTTCCGGGCCGTGATGTCGCATCGCTCCGGCGAGACCGAGGACACAACGATCGCCGATCTCGCCGTCGCCACGAATTGCGGGCAGATCAAGACCGGCTCGCTGGCGCGCTCGGACCGCACCTCCAAATACAATCAGCTCATCCGCATCGAGGAGGAGCTCGGCGATCAGGCGATCTATGCGGGTCGTGGGGCCTTGAAGGCCTTCAGGGGCTGA
- a CDS encoding diguanylate cyclase (GGDEF) domain-containing protein: protein MRIDQLSPITGEFLVAKDEMRFRAERLPEAMRQARIIFALSVILNIVFFISDWRVHGQANFSISIPARAVIVGVAIVCLIAIDRMTTFRGAQAVMLAWTTALGLAVGAIVSTHSDTALFVTLMLPSAFWLVVPASFGAVALSGIGCSVIMVCGYLLHEDAASVVIGLLLVMLLLNCALATVVVRSNRLRRQAWMASERERGIKQELAESRLTLQRMLMRVPVPLLIVSKADGRLVQANDAAVEFLGGDPRDTGLNFLGDLRADPSHPVQSLAATEGAAHQFEGVIRVADGTTRDVLVAARVVKIDGVENILVAGLDITHRKQLERRLEHLATTDPLTGLANRAGFFAAAEPAVATARHSGKPLALLMIDMDHFKRINDTYGHEAGDLALKSFAALCRRLFRSQDVVGRIGGEEFAILIPDASLEAALSRAERLRAGAERLRFRGRAAELRITASIGVALVEPSDKSADAALSRADRALYAAKREGRNRVMHADAATELSDVA, encoded by the coding sequence ATGCGCATCGACCAGCTCTCACCGATCACGGGCGAGTTCCTTGTCGCCAAGGACGAGATGCGCTTCCGAGCCGAGCGCCTGCCGGAGGCGATGCGCCAAGCCCGCATCATATTCGCCCTTTCGGTGATCTTGAACATCGTGTTCTTCATCAGCGACTGGCGCGTCCACGGGCAGGCGAATTTCTCGATCTCCATCCCGGCCCGCGCGGTGATCGTCGGCGTCGCCATCGTCTGCCTGATCGCCATCGACCGCATGACGACGTTCAGGGGCGCCCAAGCTGTGATGCTCGCCTGGACGACGGCGCTCGGCCTTGCGGTCGGCGCCATCGTTTCCACACACAGCGATACCGCGCTGTTCGTCACTCTGATGCTGCCCTCGGCCTTTTGGCTCGTCGTGCCGGCATCGTTCGGCGCCGTCGCCCTGTCGGGCATAGGCTGCAGCGTGATCATGGTGTGCGGTTATCTTCTCCACGAAGATGCCGCCTCTGTCGTGATCGGGCTGCTGCTCGTCATGCTGCTGCTCAATTGCGCGCTCGCCACGGTGGTGGTCCGCTCCAATCGCTTGCGTCGTCAGGCGTGGATGGCGTCCGAGCGGGAGCGGGGCATCAAGCAGGAGCTCGCCGAAAGCCGCCTCACGCTGCAAAGAATGCTGATGAGAGTGCCGGTGCCGCTCCTCATCGTGTCCAAGGCCGATGGTCGCCTCGTCCAGGCCAATGACGCGGCGGTGGAGTTTCTGGGCGGCGATCCGAGGGATACCGGCCTGAACTTTCTGGGCGATCTGCGGGCCGATCCGAGCCACCCCGTACAGTCGCTCGCAGCCACCGAAGGAGCCGCGCACCAATTCGAAGGGGTGATAAGGGTTGCGGACGGAACGACGCGCGATGTGCTCGTCGCCGCGCGCGTCGTGAAGATCGACGGTGTCGAGAACATCCTGGTGGCCGGTCTCGACATCACCCACCGCAAGCAGCTGGAACGGCGCCTCGAGCATCTTGCCACCACCGACCCGCTCACCGGTCTAGCGAACCGCGCCGGCTTCTTCGCGGCGGCCGAGCCTGCGGTCGCGACGGCGCGCCACAGCGGCAAGCCGCTCGCCTTGCTGATGATCGACATGGATCATTTCAAGCGCATCAACGACACCTATGGTCACGAGGCCGGCGATCTGGCGCTGAAATCCTTCGCGGCCTTGTGCCGGCGTCTGTTCCGCTCGCAGGACGTGGTCGGGCGCATCGGCGGCGAGGAGTTCGCCATCCTCATTCCCGATGCCTCGCTGGAAGCGGCGCTGTCACGCGCCGAAAGGCTGCGCGCCGGGGCGGAGCGCCTGCGCTTTCGCGGCCGCGCCGCGGAGTTGCGCATCACGGCAAGCATCGGCGTGGCGCTGGTCGAGCCAAGCGACAAGAGCGCCGACGCAGCCTTGTCGCGGGCCGACCGGGCGCTCTATGCGGCGAAGCGCGAGGGCCGCAACCGGGTCATGCACGCGGACGCGGCGACGGAGCTGAGCGACGTGGCTTGA
- a CDS encoding addiction module toxin, RelE/StbE family, producing MRVRYTLRAFRDREQIFEYLRERSPSGARNVMRDIRTTVTRLAEQPRSGHETDEPDVRVVFVGRYPYKIFYRVRDDVVEIAHIRHTSRAPWEGEGEARK from the coding sequence ATGAGGGTTCGCTATACCCTCAGAGCGTTCCGGGATCGGGAACAAATCTTCGAATATCTGCGTGAACGCTCACCGAGCGGTGCTCGCAACGTGATGAGGGATATCCGCACCACGGTAACGCGCCTGGCCGAACAGCCCCGCAGCGGCCATGAGACCGACGAGCCCGATGTGCGGGTAGTGTTCGTTGGCCGGTATCCGTACAAAATCTTCTATCGTGTCCGTGACGATGTCGTGGAAATCGCGCATATCCGCCATACGTCGCGGGCGCCCTGGGAAGGGGAGGGCGAAGCCCGCAAGTGA
- a CDS encoding Rhodanese-related sulfurtransferase, with amino-acid sequence MPQQIKKGYKALLAEADAVVPTLGIEEARELQGQDEVVFVDLRDPREIEREGKIPGAFHCPRGMLEFWIDPESPYHKPVFAQDRRFIFFCAGGWRSALAARTAIDMGLSPVAHLKGGFGAWKKAGAPTEMPQPRPETQPKVGS; translated from the coding sequence ATGCCGCAACAGATCAAGAAGGGCTACAAGGCCCTGCTCGCCGAGGCCGATGCCGTGGTGCCGACGCTCGGCATCGAGGAAGCGCGCGAATTGCAGGGCCAGGATGAGGTCGTGTTCGTTGATCTGCGCGATCCGCGCGAGATCGAGCGCGAAGGCAAGATACCGGGCGCCTTTCATTGCCCGCGCGGCATGCTGGAATTCTGGATCGATCCGGAAAGCCCCTATCACAAGCCGGTCTTCGCGCAGGACAGGCGCTTCATCTTCTTCTGCGCCGGCGGCTGGCGCTCGGCGCTCGCGGCCAGGACCGCAATCGACATGGGGCTTTCTCCAGTCGCGCATCTGAAGGGCGGGTTCGGCGCCTGGAAGAAGGCCGGCGCCCCGACCGAGATGCCGCAGCCCAGACCCGAAACCCAGCCGAAGGTCGGAAGCTGA
- a CDS encoding D-amino-acid dehydrogenase — protein MSARADVIVLGAGMVGVGVALHLQKRGRNVVLLDRRGAGEETSYGNAGLIQREAIIPYTFPREFGVILSYAMNNRRDAVYHLSALPRVAPWLFRYWQNAAPERVERTAQALAPLMAQCVNEHDALVAEAGGSAPSLVRQNGWIKCLRSEESLNKAIHEAKLLDAYDVDYAVLTGAQLRELEPHVSESVIGAIHFRSSPTCPDPSMLTKTYADLFKRKGGRFLTGEALSLAPQSSGWSVQSESGPIEAREAVVALGPWSDDVFRPLGYDIPLAVKRGYHMHYGVKGNATLGHPLLDGDGGYALLPMNKGIRLTTGVEFAERDAPPSPVQLARDEPLAREFFPLAERLEAEPWMGRRPCLPDMVPVIGKGELHQGLWFAFGHAHHGFTLGPVTGRLLAEMMTGETPFTEPSCYAASRFWN, from the coding sequence ATGAGCGCGCGCGCGGATGTGATCGTTCTCGGAGCGGGAATGGTGGGAGTTGGCGTGGCGCTGCATCTGCAGAAACGCGGCCGCAACGTCGTCCTCCTCGATCGGCGCGGCGCTGGCGAGGAGACGAGCTATGGCAATGCCGGGCTGATCCAGCGCGAAGCCATCATCCCCTATACGTTTCCACGCGAATTCGGCGTCATCCTCAGCTATGCGATGAATAATCGCCGCGACGCCGTCTACCATCTCTCGGCGCTGCCGCGCGTCGCGCCCTGGCTGTTCCGCTACTGGCAGAACGCAGCGCCCGAGCGCGTCGAGCGTACCGCCCAAGCGCTCGCGCCGCTGATGGCGCAATGCGTCAACGAGCATGACGCGCTCGTCGCCGAGGCCGGCGGCTCGGCCCCGAGCCTGGTGCGCCAGAATGGCTGGATCAAATGCCTGCGCAGCGAGGAGAGCTTGAACAAGGCGATCCACGAAGCAAAGCTTCTCGATGCCTATGACGTCGATTACGCCGTGCTGACTGGGGCGCAATTGCGCGAGCTCGAGCCGCATGTCTCCGAGTCGGTAATCGGCGCCATCCATTTTCGCTCATCGCCCACTTGCCCTGATCCCAGCATGCTCACCAAGACCTATGCGGATTTGTTCAAGCGCAAGGGCGGGCGCTTCCTGACGGGCGAGGCGCTCAGCCTCGCGCCGCAATCCTCAGGCTGGAGCGTGCAATCGGAGAGCGGCCCGATCGAGGCCCGCGAGGCGGTGGTCGCGCTCGGGCCCTGGTCCGACGACGTGTTCCGGCCGCTCGGCTATGACATCCCGCTCGCGGTCAAGCGCGGCTATCACATGCATTACGGCGTCAAGGGCAATGCCACGCTCGGCCACCCGCTGCTGGACGGAGATGGCGGCTATGCGCTGCTGCCGATGAATAAGGGCATCCGCCTCACGACCGGTGTCGAGTTCGCCGAGCGCGATGCGCCGCCGAGTCCCGTGCAGCTCGCTCGCGACGAGCCGCTGGCGCGCGAATTCTTCCCGTTGGCGGAAAGGCTGGAGGCGGAGCCTTGGATGGGACGACGGCCCTGCCTGCCCGACATGGTCCCGGTGATCGGCAAGGGCGAGCTTCATCAAGGCCTGTGGTTCGCCTTCGGCCATGCCCATCACGGCTTCACGCTCGGCCCGGTGACGGGGCGGCTCCTCGCCGAGATGATGACGGGCGAGACGCCCTTCACCGAGCCGTCTTGCTATGCGGCCTCCCGCTTCTGGAATTGA
- a CDS encoding transcriptional regulator, with the protein MLDTDQLRSFLAIVDTGSFTRASERVHKTQSAVSMHIKRLEDRLGRPLFDKLGRGVRLSEDGEKLVDYARRMLQIEASAMAAISNKGLTGHVRLGIPDDYADNFLPAILTRFTRRHPLVEVSVVCDGSHALDEQVRLGQLDIAVVTDCERLAHVEVLREEPLNWVTGPHCSTHTERPLPLALGRASCVWRQGAVERLNERSIPWRLVVSSNNYAAIAPVVQAGLAITVLPRSAFRTWQRVLGAKEGLPALPPCRIGFVTASGAHTAESKALGETIRAALETRADIDLDDMAQQTAA; encoded by the coding sequence ATGCTCGATACCGATCAGCTCCGCAGCTTCCTCGCGATCGTCGACACTGGCAGCTTCACCCGCGCCTCGGAGCGCGTGCACAAGACCCAATCGGCCGTCTCCATGCATATCAAGCGCCTGGAGGATCGTCTGGGACGCCCGTTGTTCGACAAGCTCGGCCGCGGCGTGCGGCTCTCGGAAGATGGCGAGAAGCTCGTCGATTATGCACGCCGCATGCTGCAGATCGAGGCGTCGGCGATGGCCGCCATCTCCAATAAGGGTCTTACCGGCCATGTGCGGCTCGGCATCCCCGACGATTACGCGGACAACTTCCTGCCCGCCATCCTGACCCGTTTCACGCGCCGCCATCCGCTGGTCGAGGTCTCGGTCGTCTGCGACGGCAGCCATGCCCTCGACGAGCAGGTGCGCCTGGGGCAACTCGACATCGCGGTCGTCACCGATTGCGAACGCCTGGCCCATGTCGAGGTGCTGCGCGAGGAGCCGCTGAACTGGGTCACCGGACCGCATTGCTCCACCCATACGGAGCGGCCGCTGCCGCTGGCGCTCGGCCGCGCCTCATGCGTCTGGCGGCAAGGAGCGGTGGAGCGCCTCAACGAGCGCTCCATCCCCTGGCGTCTGGTCGTGAGCTCGAATAATTACGCGGCGATTGCGCCCGTGGTGCAGGCGGGTCTTGCCATCACGGTCCTGCCGCGGAGCGCCTTCAGGACCTGGCAGCGCGTTCTCGGCGCCAAGGAAGGGCTGCCGGCCCTGCCGCCTTGCCGCATCGGCTTCGTCACGGCGTCCGGCGCCCACACGGCCGAAAGCAAGGCGCTGGGCGAGACCATTCGCGCCGCGCTCGAGACGCGCGCCGATATCGATCTCGACGACATGGCGCAGCAAACGGCGGCGTAG
- a CDS encoding DNA-binding transcriptional regulator, LysR family — MLDRVTSMLVFVRVTALGSFSAAGRALNLSQTMVTKHIAALEERLGVKLFHRSTRRLTLTEAGRHYLASCERILAEIEEAETSARADQVEPRGTLRLNVPLSFGIREIAPALAEFVHLHPAVSIDLGLSDRYVDLIDEGWDLAVRIGFLQESSLVARYLAPCRVVLCAAPAYLAARGTPHVLADLAAHNCLGYTLPSPASADRWQFGKNGEVAVKIAGNLRASNGDALVAAALAGQGLIYQPTFLLADRLRSGSLVTLPLDQPTRTLPIHAILPSGRQPPAKVRAFVEFLARRFKPDPPWDRGLAFQSSVQRAADTP; from the coding sequence ATGCTCGATCGCGTCACCAGCATGCTCGTCTTCGTACGCGTCACGGCATTGGGGAGCTTTTCCGCCGCCGGTCGCGCGCTCAACCTGTCGCAGACCATGGTGACGAAGCATATCGCGGCGCTCGAGGAGCGGCTCGGCGTCAAGCTATTCCATCGCTCGACGCGGCGGCTGACCTTGACCGAAGCGGGGCGACATTATCTCGCCTCCTGCGAGCGCATCCTCGCCGAAATCGAGGAGGCCGAGACCTCGGCACGCGCGGACCAGGTCGAGCCCAGGGGCACGTTGCGGCTCAACGTTCCTCTGTCGTTCGGCATCCGCGAGATCGCGCCTGCGCTCGCCGAGTTCGTGCATCTCCATCCGGCGGTCTCGATCGATCTCGGGCTGAGCGACCGCTATGTCGACCTGATCGACGAGGGCTGGGATCTCGCCGTGCGCATCGGGTTCCTGCAGGAATCGAGCCTCGTCGCCCGCTATCTCGCGCCCTGCCGTGTCGTCCTCTGCGCCGCGCCCGCTTATCTCGCGGCGCGAGGCACGCCGCATGTGCTGGCCGATCTCGCCGCCCATAACTGCCTCGGCTACACGCTGCCGAGCCCGGCAAGCGCCGATCGCTGGCAGTTCGGCAAGAATGGCGAGGTGGCGGTCAAGATCGCGGGCAATCTGCGCGCCAGCAATGGCGACGCGCTGGTCGCTGCCGCGCTCGCCGGCCAGGGCCTGATCTACCAGCCGACATTCCTGCTCGCCGATCGCCTGCGTTCGGGAAGCCTTGTGACCCTGCCGCTCGATCAGCCGACGCGTACGCTGCCGATCCACGCCATCTTGCCATCCGGTCGCCAGCCGCCCGCGAAGGTCCGCGCCTTCGTCGAATTCCTGGCCCGCCGCTTCAAGCCCGATCCGCCCTGGGATCGCGGGCTCGCATTTCAGTCGAGCGTACAAAGGGCAGCGGACACCCCTTGA